The sequence CTGCGCGTCTCGCTGTCCCAGATGCTGACGCCCAAAAGGTCGGCCGGGAGCAGGTCGGCCGTGAACTGCACCCGCCCGAAGTCCAGCCCCAGCGTGCGGGCCAGCGCTCCGGCCAGGGTGGTCTTGCCCACGCCGGGCTGGTCCTCAATCAGCAGGTGACCGCGCGCCAGGATACAGGCCAGGGCCAGCCGCACCTGACCCGGCTTGCCCAGAATGACCCGGTCCAGCTGCTCCAGGCTGCGGCGTATGGCCGTCAGGGTGGGCATGGAGCTGGGGGCCGGCATGGGCGTGAAGGTCATGCCTGGCATGCTAGCCTCGCAGCTCTGGCAAATTTCTTGTGTCGCCGTTGAGGAAAGCTCGGGGCAGGCCCGCAGTCCGGCTAAGCTGTGCCCTATGAACTTCCAAGAGAACACTGGTCTGACCCTGACCTTCTCCGCTGGTCCTGAGCAGCATACGGTTCCTGGCCGCTTCGTGACGCTGCCGGCGGGCGCTGCAGCCCAGAGCGAGCGCGGCGTGGAGGTCGAAGGCGTGGCCCTGGAATACGTGACCGACGAGGTGCCCCACGGCCTGCGCGCCTTCGACGACGACAGCAAGCGTAAGCTGGACGAACTGCGCCAGCGCTTCAAGATCATGTCTCAGGCCAGCGTGGTGCCGTTCGAGCCGGGCCAATAAGGCCAGCACACCCACCCCGGCAAGATTGAAAAAGAGGCGCCCCAGTCCAAGCCGGGGTGCCTCTTTCTGATGCGCGGAGACGTTAGCCGCCGACCACTTCGCCGCCGTTGGGGTGCAGCACCTGGCCGGTGATGTAGCTGGAGTCGTCCGACGCCAGGAACACGAAGCAGGTCGCCACTTCGGCGGGCTGGCCGGGGCGCTTCATGGGGGTTTCCTGCCCGAACTCGGCCACCTTCTCGGCGGGGAAAGTGGCCGGAATCAGGGGAGTCCAGATGGGGCCGGGGGCCACGCCGTTCACGCGGATGCCCTTTTCAGCCAGTTGCCCGGCCAGCGAACGGGTCATGCCCAGAATCGCGCCCTTGGTGCTGGCGTAGTCCACCAGGGTGGGGCTGCCCCGGTAGGTGGTCACCGAGGTGGTATTGATGATGGTGTCGCCCTCCTGCAGGTGCGGCAGCGCGGCGCGGGCCAGGTAGAAGTAGCCGTAGATGTTGGTCTCGAAGGTCTTGTGCAGCTGCTCGTCGTCAATGTCGGTGAGGCTGTCTTGGGGGTACTGCACGGCGGCGTTGTTCACCAGCACATTCAGGCCGCCCAGCTCCTTCACGGTTCTCTCCACCGCCTGCTGGCAAAATGCGGCGTCGCGCACGTCGCCGGGCAGTTTGAGGGCGCGGCGGCCTTCGGCTTCCACCAGGGCTACGGTCTTGTCGGCGTCGGCGTGCTCGTTCAGGTAAATCAGAGCCACGTCGGCCCCTTCACGGGCGAAATGCACGGCCACAGCCCGCCCAATGCCCGAGTCGCCGCCCGAAATCAGGGCCACTTTGCCCTTCAACTTGTCCGAGCCCTGGTAGCCTTCCTTGATGTATACCGGCTGGGGGTCCATCTGCTCCTCAATGCCGGGCTGCTGCTCCTGCACCTGTCGCGGCACCTGCTCGGGGAAGTTCTGGGTCTGGTCTACGCCGCCCTTTTGGCCGTCTTGTTGGTTGATCATGGGGGCAGTGTGCCACCCGGCCGGGGGCGCAACAGGCAACTTTTCCGCATATGGAGCCTGTCTCAAGGTTTGGTTGTGTGCGCCTTAAGGGGCGGCAGGCTCAGGGGCCAGGTAGACATACACGGTGGGATGTTCGCCGCGCCGGGGCCAGTGCCGTTATCAAAGACAGTGGGGCCAGTGTACTCGGTGGTGCGCCGCCAGCCCAGGCGCTCATACAGGCGGAATGGCCCGCTAGGACTGGGCGTGCACGTCCAGCGCCGGCACCAGCCCACACTGCCGGGCAGTCCGCACGGCGGTGCCTAGCAGCGCCCGCGCCGCGCCCTGCCCCGCTGCGCCGGGGTGGACGAACAGCCGCGAAACCAGCGCCAGCGATGCGGTGGGGTGTCCAGTGAGGGCCTCCCAACTGCGCTCAGGACTGTCCTGGGGCCGCCGCAGCAGCACCTGGACGGGCATCTGGTCGGCCAGCTCCGCCACCCAGGCGTCCCCACCCGGCGGGGCGATAAAAGCCGCCGGGTCTGGCGGCCACGCTGCGGGGTAGCCGCTGCCAGCATGCACCGCCTACAAGACACGTTCAAGCGCGGGCAAGTCTGCCTGGCGGCGCGGGCGAATGACGGGGAAGGAGGGCACGCTCCCACCTTAAGGCCAGCGGCGCTAACCTGTCCTCCATGAGCCGCCGTGGAACCAACCTGGCCGCTGCCCTGCTGGCCCTCATCGTGCTGCTGCTGCTGGGAGTCGGCATCATGAGCCAGCGCCTGAACCGCTTGCTGGAGGACCGCCCGGCGGTGGCCGCGTGCTTACAAGCAGGGGGCACGGCCAAAGAGTGCCGGGACGCTTCCGGCGCAGCAGCCAGCGGAACTGTGCCCGTGCCGCCAGCGCCGTGAATCAGTCCAGCCTGAAGTGAACCACGCTGACTTCGGCGTCCTGCGGCAGGTCTGAATAGTGGAACCGCAGGCGTGCCAGCAGCTCGGCCCGGCTGCCGAAGCCATCGGCCTGGGCGTGGGCGTCGGTCAGGCTGCGCAGCGGGAGCGCCTCTACGCGGGTAATGTGCGCCGGCCAGCCCTGCGGGTCGTTGCCAAACAGCAGCAGGACGGGCCCCACCTCAGCCGCCTCGCCCCAGCGCACGGTGGTCCGCTTGCACCCGGCCCGCACCGCCGCCCGGTAGTCCGGGTGAAAGTGCAGGCGGGGAACAGGGCGGCTCATATCAGCCTTGCTGAGCGGAGCAGCTGAAAATTTTGATGCTGCGGGCCGTCAGCTGGGTGTCCTGGTCAGCTTCCACCTGTTCCTGGGCAGCGTCGTCGGCGGTGTCCAGCAGCAGGGTCCAGCGCTCACAGGTCTGCTCCGGCCCCTGCTCGCGAAAGCTGGGCAGGTTAAAGGGCAGGTCCACGTGCGAGGCGTTCAGCAGCACCAGCAGGTGGTCGCGAACCTCGCCCTCTTCCTCACCGCCGTACAGGAACAGGCCCACACTCTTGGTCTGGGGGTTTTGCCAGTCGGTGTCGTTCATCTCCTGGCCGTCGTAGCGCAGCCACAGGATGTGCGGCAGTTCGCCTTCCTCGCGGCGCCCCGAGAAGAACCGCTCGCGGCGGAACGAAGGGTGGTCCTGGCGCAGCCCAATCAGCCGCCGGGTAAAGGCCAGCAGATCCCGGTCCGCGTTCTGCCAGTCGTACCAGTTGATTTCGTTGTCCTGGGCGTAGGTGTTGTTGTTGCCGCCCTGGGTGCGGCCCAGCTCGTCGCCGCCCAGAATCATCGGGATGCCCTGGGAAATCAGCAGCGTGGTCAGGAGGTTGCGCTGCTGCTTGCGGCGCTCACGTAGCACTTCCGCGTCGTCGGTTTCGCCCTCGGCACCCATGTTCCACGACAGGTTGTTGCCGTGGCCGTCGCGGTTGTCTTCGCCGTTGGCATCGTTGTGCTTGTCGTTGTAGCTGACCACGTCGCGCAGCGTGAAGCCGTCGTGCGCCGTGATGAAGTTGATGCTGGCCTGCGGGTGACGGTGGTTCGCGCTGTAGATGTCGCTGCTGCCGGTCAGGCGGAAGCCCATCTCGGACATCAGGCCCTCGTCACCCTTCCAGAAGCCGCGCACCGTATCGCGGTACTGGTCGTTCCACTCGGCCCAGGGCGGGGGGAAGTTGCCCACCTGGTAGCCGCCCAGGCCCACGTCCCACGGCTCGGCAATCAGCTTCAGGCGGTTGAGGACTGGGTCGGCCTGCACCGCACCGAGAAAGTTGGAGTGCTTGTCGAAGCCCAGTTCGCCGCGGGCCAGCGTGGAGGCCAGGTCAAAGCGGAAGCCGTCCACCCCCAGCGCCGCCCAGTGGCGCATGGAGTCCAGCACCATCTGCACGGTGCGGCGGTGGGTCATGCGGACCGAGTTGCCGGTGCCGGTAAAGTCGAAGTACTCGCCCAGGTCGTCCTGGCTGAGCCAGTAGTAGGTGGAGTTGGCGAGGCCGCGCCAGCTGAGCAGCGGGCCGCCTTTGCCGCCCTCAGCGGTGTGGTTGTACACCACGTCCAGAATCACTTCCAGACCGGCCTCGTGCAGCTTGGCGACCATGTCGCGGAATTCCTGCTCGGTGTCCTGCGGGCGGCCGGCGCGGGCGGCGGCACTGTAGCGGGGTTCCGGCGCAAAGTAGCTGAGGGTGGAGTAGCCCCAGTAGTTGTGCAGGCCCTTGTTCTGCAAGAAGGGGTCGTCCACGTGGGCGTGAACCGGCAGCAGCTCCACCGCCGTGATGCCGAGGTCCTTGAGGTACTTCACCACCGGCTCGCAGGCCAGGCCCGCGTAGGTGCCGCGCAGTTCTTCGGGCACGCCCGGGTGGGTCATGGTCAGGCCGCGCACGTGCGTCTCGTAAATCACGGTGTGGTTCCAGGGCACCTGCGGCTTGTCTTCCAGCGGCACTTCCACTTCGGTGTCGAGCACTAGGCCCCAGGGGGCTTGCAGCGAGGCCACGTGGCCTTCTTCGTTGCGGATAGGTTCTTCCGGGCCGCTCAGGGCGCGGGCATAGGGGTCCAGCAGCCGCACCTCCGGCTGGGCGTAGACGCCATTTTCCGGGTCGTGGTGGCCGTGGACACGGTAACCGTAGCCCTGGCCTACGCCACGGCTGTAGTCGTGGTCGTCGGGGAGGAGGCCGTGCCACACGTTGCCGGTGCGCTCGGGCAGGTCCACGCAGCGCTCGCCTTCCTCGGTCAGCAGGCACAGTTCGACGCGGGTGGCGTCGGGGGCATAAACGGCAAAATTGGTGCCGCCCTCTTCACGGGTCGCGCCCAGAGGCTGGGGCTGGCCGGTAGTCAGGGCAGTCGGGGAAGCAGTTTCAGTCATGGTGGGCAGTTCCTGTACAGATATGGAGAAAAAGAATGGAGGCCGGTCTGGAAATGTGCCGGCTTCGCGGAGGAAGGCCGGCACAAACGCTTCACCCTAGCGGAGCCTATGCGGGGCCGGGTGAAACGGCATTTACAGTTCCGCTGGACTTGGGGGTGGCCCCGCCGCCTCAGGGCTTTTCAGAACTCCAGCCGTCCGCCCCGGCCCCGACCACTTTGCAGAGCGGCGAGGCGCTCAGGGGTCCACAGTTCGTACTCGTACATGGGGTACTGGCGCTTGAAGCGGCCCACCTTGTCCCAGACCTCGCGCGATTCACGCGGCACCACCAGAATCAGCCGGATGACGGTGTCCTCGGCGTCGTAGATATAAAAGTCGAAGTGCAGGGTCTGTTCGTGGCCCCGGTCGGTAAAGATAGGAAAGGGAAAGGCCCGGTAACGCCAGTGCTTGCCCTTTTCGCTGAGAATCTGCGCGGCAATGCGGCGCAGCTTGGAGTCCGCGAAGGTGTGTTTTTCGCCGTCGCGGTCGCGGAACACGGCGGTTTCGGGCGGAGCTTCCAGCTGAACCTGCCGCAGCTGTGGCAGGCGCTTTTGGGGGCCTTCGGACTTGGAGACCCTGGGCGCGGCCTTGCGTCCGGTGCCGCGCTGGAAGGTTTCGCCTTCTTTCAGGCGCTCGGTGCTGCCCCGGCTTTCCATGCGGGCGGGGGGCAGGGCGTCGCGGGTCACGCCGCCCCGGCCCTGGGCGCGGCTGCCGGTGGCGCCTTTGCCCCGGCTGTAGCGCCCGCCCTGCTTCTTGGATTTGCTGCTGTTGGTCATGCCCGGCAGCATAGCGTGAGGAGCGCGGGGCGACTGTCGCCGCTGCTGGCGTGGTGGGGGCAGAGCTGCGTCGTCTCGGGTGGCGTCCCAGGTGTCCTCCGCCGGGGCCAGCAGCGTGAGGGCCGGCGTCAGGTTCCTCCGGTACAGTGCAGACCGGAGGGCTTACCGTGAACAACCTGACCGAAACTGCCTGCCGCCCGTCTGCCGTCGCTGACCCCGGCGACTCGTCCGTGTTCAGGCTGCTGCTGCTGATTCCTGCTCTATTCTCGGCGGCGACGGCCCTGAGTTTGTTGGTGCAGCTGCCCGCCCCGCTGGCCTGGGCCACGTTCGCCGGCTGTGCTCTGCTCGCTGTCGCTGGCCTGCAGCGCCGGAGCCTCAGCCTGCTCACCGCCGCCTGGCTGGGGTTCCTGGGACTGAGCGGC is a genomic window of Deinococcus proteolyticus MRP containing:
- a CDS encoding SDR family oxidoreductase; translated protein: MINQQDGQKGGVDQTQNFPEQVPRQVQEQQPGIEEQMDPQPVYIKEGYQGSDKLKGKVALISGGDSGIGRAVAVHFAREGADVALIYLNEHADADKTVALVEAEGRRALKLPGDVRDAAFCQQAVERTVKELGGLNVLVNNAAVQYPQDSLTDIDDEQLHKTFETNIYGYFYLARAALPHLQEGDTIINTTSVTTYRGSPTLVDYASTKGAILGMTRSLAGQLAEKGIRVNGVAPGPIWTPLIPATFPAEKVAEFGQETPMKRPGQPAEVATCFVFLASDDSSYITGQVLHPNGGEVVGG
- a CDS encoding ASCH domain-containing protein; protein product: MSRPVPRLHFHPDYRAAVRAGCKRTTVRWGEAAEVGPVLLLFGNDPQGWPAHITRVEALPLRSLTDAHAQADGFGSRAELLARLRFHYSDLPQDAEVSVVHFRLD
- a CDS encoding GNAT family N-acetyltransferase: MHAGSGYPAAWPPDPAAFIAPPGGDAWVAELADQMPVQVLLRRPQDSPERSWEALTGHPTASLALVSRLFVHPGAAGQGAARALLGTAVRTARQCGLVPALDVHAQS
- the glgX gene encoding glycogen debranching protein GlgX, which codes for MTETASPTALTTGQPQPLGATREEGGTNFAVYAPDATRVELCLLTEEGERCVDLPERTGNVWHGLLPDDHDYSRGVGQGYGYRVHGHHDPENGVYAQPEVRLLDPYARALSGPEEPIRNEEGHVASLQAPWGLVLDTEVEVPLEDKPQVPWNHTVIYETHVRGLTMTHPGVPEELRGTYAGLACEPVVKYLKDLGITAVELLPVHAHVDDPFLQNKGLHNYWGYSTLSYFAPEPRYSAAARAGRPQDTEQEFRDMVAKLHEAGLEVILDVVYNHTAEGGKGGPLLSWRGLANSTYYWLSQDDLGEYFDFTGTGNSVRMTHRRTVQMVLDSMRHWAALGVDGFRFDLASTLARGELGFDKHSNFLGAVQADPVLNRLKLIAEPWDVGLGGYQVGNFPPPWAEWNDQYRDTVRGFWKGDEGLMSEMGFRLTGSSDIYSANHRHPQASINFITAHDGFTLRDVVSYNDKHNDANGEDNRDGHGNNLSWNMGAEGETDDAEVLRERRKQQRNLLTTLLISQGIPMILGGDELGRTQGGNNNTYAQDNEINWYDWQNADRDLLAFTRRLIGLRQDHPSFRRERFFSGRREEGELPHILWLRYDGQEMNDTDWQNPQTKSVGLFLYGGEEEGEVRDHLLVLLNASHVDLPFNLPSFREQGPEQTCERWTLLLDTADDAAQEQVEADQDTQLTARSIKIFSCSAQQG